In a single window of the Balaenoptera acutorostrata chromosome 3, mBalAcu1.1, whole genome shotgun sequence genome:
- the LOC103012730 gene encoding TIMELESS-interacting protein-like, producing the protein MLEPQENGLIDLQDYEHIEDETSPPFPPPASPGRDDGEGAEPEEELGRGARAPVPPKRTVKRNIPKLNAESLISERGLPALRHVFDKAKFKGKGHEAEDLKTLIRHMEHWVHRLFPKLQFEDFIDRVEYLGNKKEVQTCLKQIRLDLPILHEYFVSNKDEVGENSGHDVTATELDPFLTNSSESAKFASESSRSLTEEQQQRIERNKQLALERRQAKLLSNSQSLGDDLLMNTPSTQTPEEGSTGEEQKEEESNGFNKDLLDNPHNDAAANTVNEEEELKIEKMQLDQSF; encoded by the coding sequence atgCTAGAACCACAGGAGAATGGCTTGATTGACCTACAAGATTATGAGCATATAGAAGATGAAACTTCTCCTccattcccacctccagcctctccaGGGAGAGATGATGGTGAAGGAGCTGAACCTGAGGAAGAGTTAGGGAGAGGAGCACGTGCTCCTGTACCTCCAAAGAGAACAGTTAAAAGGAATATACCCAAGCTGAATGCTGAGAGTTTAATTTCAGAGAGAGGGCTTCCAGCATTAAGGCATGTGTTTGATAAGGCAAAATTCAAAGGTAAAGGTCATGAGGCTGAGGACTTGAAGACACTAATCAGACACATGGAGCACTGGGTGCATAGGCTGTTCCCTAAACTGCAATTTGAAGATTTTATTGACAGAGTTGAATATCtgggaaataaaaaggaagttcAGACCTGTTTAAAACAAATTCGCCTTGATCTCCCTATTTTACATGAATATTTTGTTAGCAATAAAGATGAAGTAGGGGAAAATAGTGGCCATGATGTAACTGCTACCGAGTTAGATCCCTTTCTGACAAACTCATCTGAAAGTGCAAAGTTTGCTTCTGAGTCTAGTAGAAGCCTaacagaagaacaacaacaaagaattgAGAGAAATAAACAACTGGCTTTGGAAAGAAGACAGGCAAAGCTACTGAGTAATAGTCAGTCCCTAGGAGATGACTTGTTAATGAACACACCCAGTACACAGACACCTGAAGAGGGTAGTACAGGTGAGGAGCAAAAGGAGGAAGAATCAAATGGATTTAACAAAGACCTTCTAGACAATCCACATAATGATGCTGCTGCCAATACTGTAAATGAAGAGGAggaattaaaaatagagaaaatgcaacTGGACcagtccttttaa